CTTTGCCGCCGGCCGCACCGCCGCGCGCAGCACGCGCCGCACCTCGGGCACCGACGTCACGACCGCGAGGATCACGACCGCCTGCAGCACCTCGACCATCTGCTTGGGCACGAGCGCGTTCACCGCGAGGCCGCCCTGCGACAGCGTGGCGAACAGCAGCGCGGCCAGCATGATGCCGAGCGGGTGATTGCGTCCGACCAGCGCGACCGCGACGCCGAGAAAGCCGGAGCCGGCCGCGAAGCCCTCCTCGTAGTAGTGCTTGTAGCCGAGGACGTAGTTCAGCCCCCCGAGCCCCGCGAGCGCGCCCGAGAGCATCATCGCGCGCACCCACACGCGGCCGACGTGCACGCCGCCGTACTCCGCGGCGTCGGGCTGCAGCCCCACCGCGCGCAGCTCGAAGCCGGGACGCGTGCGGAACAGGTACCACCACACCGTGCCCGCCGTCGCGATGGCGAGCAGCAGGATCGCGTTCGCCGCCGAGCCGCGGAACGCGTCGCTCACGTCGGCGAGGCGCACGACGCCGCCGACCGCCATCTCGGGCGTGTGCAGCGTCTCCGGCACGTGCAGGTGCGCCGCGACGACGTAGTTCAGCAGCGCCAGCACGATGAAGTTGAGCATGATCGTGACGATCACCTCGCTCGCGCCGAAGCGCGCCTTCAGCACGCCGGGCACCGCGCCCACGGCGCCGCCGCCGATCGCAGATGCGACGATGCACAGCGGCACCGCGAGCAGCCACGGCGTGCCCGCGGGCAGCGCGAGCCCCGCCAGCGCCGCGACGAAGCCGCCCGCGGCGAGCTGGCTCTCGGCGCCGATGTTGAACAGGCCCGCGCGCGCGGCGATCGCGAACGCGAGCCCCGTGAAGGTCAGCGTCGTCGCCTTGTAGAGCACCTGCCCGAAGCCGTAGGCGTTGGCCCACGTGCCTTCCAGCAGCAGCCGGAACACCGCGCCCGGCGCCTGGCCGAAGGTGAGGATCAGCAGGTCGCCCACGACGAGCGCGATGCCGAGCGCCACGAGCGGCGGCAGGATCGCCTCCTCGAACAGCGTGCGGCGGCGCGCGTCGCGACCGGCCTGCAGCGATCCGGTGCCGGGAATCTGGGCGGCCGGCGCGCTCACGCGGCCACCTCGCCCGCGGCGCCGGCCGCGCCGGTCATGTAGGGGCCGAGGCGCTCGGCCGACGCCTCGCGGCGCGGGAGCACGGTGGCGAAGCGGCCGCGGTACATCACCGCCACGCGGTCCGCGAGGGCGAGGATCTCGGCCAGGTCGGCGGAGACGAGCACGATGGCCTTCCCGGCCGCGCGCGCGCGGCGGAGCTGGTCGTGAATGAACTCGATCGCGCCCACGTCCACGCCGCGCGTGGGCTGCGCGGCGAGGAGCACGTGGTAGTCGCGCCCGGTCATCTCGCGCGCGATCACGATCTTCTGCTGGTTGCCGCCGGAGAGCGCCCGCGCCGGCAGCGACGGGTCGGCGGGACGGATGTCGTATTCCGCGACGAGGCGGCGCGCGTTCTCGGCGACGCGCGGCTGGTCGAGCCGCACGCCCCTCGCGAAGCGGTGCTGCAGGCCGAGGATCAGGTTGTCGGCGATCGAGTAGTCGAGCACGAGGCCGCGGCGGTGCCGGTCCTCTGGGATGTGCGACAGGCCAGCGTCGGCCCGCGCGCGCACGCCGAGCGCGGTCACGTCCTGGCCCGCGAGCGCGATGCGGCCGGACGTCGGGCGCGCGAGGCCCGCGAGCGCCTCCAGCAGCTCCGTCTGGCCGTTCCCCTCGACGCCGGCGATGCCGAAGATCTCGCCGGGGGCGACGGTGAAGGAGACGCCGTCCACCTCGTTCGCGCGTCGCGCGCCGGGGACGACGAGATCGGTCACCGACAGCAGCGGCGTGCCGCGCGCGGTGGCCGGCGCGTCGTCGTCGCGGCGCGCGCCGTCGCCATCCGGCAGGCCGACGGCATCGAGGGCGAGCGCGACGTCGCGTCCCACCATCGCCCGCGCGATCGCCTGCGGCGTCGTGTCGGCGGTGCGGATGCGCTCCACCGTCGTGCCGGCGCGCATCACCGTGATCGTGTCCGAGATGTCCACGACCTCGTCGAGCTTGTGCGTGATCAGCACCACCGTGCCGCCCTGCGCCGCGAGGCCGCGCAGCACGGTCCACAGCTCCTGCACCTCGGGCGGCGACAGCACGGCGGTCGGCTCGTCGAGGATGAGGATGCGCGCGCCGCGGTAGAGCACCTTCAGGATCTCGACGCGCTGCGCCTCGCCGACGCTCAGCTCCGACACCAGCCGGTCGGCGGCGACGGCGAGCCCGGTGCGCTCCGAGAGCGCGCGCACCTCGGCCTCCGCCCGCGCGCGGTCGAGCTGCCAGCCGCGCGTCAGCTCCTGGCCCAGCACGACGTTCTCGGCGACGGTGAGCGTCGGCACGAGCATGAAGTGCTGGTGCACCATGCCCACGCCGGCGGCGATCGCCTCGTTGGTGCTCCAGCCGGTGACGTCGCGCAGCGCGCCGGTGCCGTTGGGCGCGACCTCGATCGTGCCCGCGTCGGGCCCGTACATCCCGCTCAGGATGCGCATGAGCGTGGACTTGCCGGCGCCGTTCTCGCCGACGAGCGCGTGGATCTCGCCGGCGGCGACCTCCAGCGACGCGTCACGGTTGGCGACGACGGGGCCGAAGGACTTCTGGACTCCGCGCAGGCGGAGGGCGGTTGCCGACGTCACAGGCTGCGATGAAGGGAAGGGGAGCGCCGCGTGCGGCCGGACGCTGGACGCTCGACCATCACTGCCGGTCGGACGGCACGGTGATCGCGCCCGCGATGATCGAGTCGCGCAGCGTCTCCAGCCGCGCGCGCAGCGCCTCGGGGATCAGCGCGCGGTTGTTCGCGTCGTACACGTAGCCGACGCCCTGCTCCTTGAGGCCGAACTGCTGGATGCCGCCGGTGAACGTGCCCGCCTGCACGC
This Roseisolibacter agri DNA region includes the following protein-coding sequences:
- a CDS encoding ABC transporter permease; this encodes MSAPAAQIPGTGSLQAGRDARRRTLFEEAILPPLVALGIALVVGDLLILTFGQAPGAVFRLLLEGTWANAYGFGQVLYKATTLTFTGLAFAIAARAGLFNIGAESQLAAGGFVAALAGLALPAGTPWLLAVPLCIVASAIGGGAVGAVPGVLKARFGASEVIVTIMLNFIVLALLNYVVAAHLHVPETLHTPEMAVGGVVRLADVSDAFRGSAANAILLLAIATAGTVWWYLFRTRPGFELRAVGLQPDAAEYGGVHVGRVWVRAMMLSGALAGLGGLNYVLGYKHYYEEGFAAGSGFLGVAVALVGRNHPLGIMLAALLFATLSQGGLAVNALVPKQMVEVLQAVVILAVVTSVPEVRRVLRAAVRPAAKADAKVSA
- a CDS encoding ABC transporter ATP-binding protein, which gives rise to MTSATALRLRGVQKSFGPVVANRDASLEVAAGEIHALVGENGAGKSTLMRILSGMYGPDAGTIEVAPNGTGALRDVTGWSTNEAIAAGVGMVHQHFMLVPTLTVAENVVLGQELTRGWQLDRARAEAEVRALSERTGLAVAADRLVSELSVGEAQRVEILKVLYRGARILILDEPTAVLSPPEVQELWTVLRGLAAQGGTVVLITHKLDEVVDISDTITVMRAGTTVERIRTADTTPQAIARAMVGRDVALALDAVGLPDGDGARRDDDAPATARGTPLLSVTDLVVPGARRANEVDGVSFTVAPGEIFGIAGVEGNGQTELLEALAGLARPTSGRIALAGQDVTALGVRARADAGLSHIPEDRHRRGLVLDYSIADNLILGLQHRFARGVRLDQPRVAENARRLVAEYDIRPADPSLPARALSGGNQQKIVIAREMTGRDYHVLLAAQPTRGVDVGAIEFIHDQLRRARAAGKAIVLVSADLAEILALADRVAVMYRGRFATVLPRREASAERLGPYMTGAAGAAGEVAA